One window of Triticum dicoccoides isolate Atlit2015 ecotype Zavitan chromosome 5A, WEW_v2.0, whole genome shotgun sequence genomic DNA carries:
- the LOC119297178 gene encoding glycine-rich protein 23-like: MARWSTVTAAMACRFLLVALLLVVAPLAPADARDIPATATAKTAKTTATTTTTKSVAAVSVGVAAAAPAGLGDQKTFLGSGLGGGYGGGVGGFAGAGGVGGLGGAMGGIGGVLGGVGGLAGVGGVGGLGGAGGGVGGLGGAGGLGGLGGGGAGGLGGLGGGSGGLGGLGGGSGGLGGLGGGGGGLGGVGGGGGGLGGLGGGGGGLGGGGLGGGAGGLGGGCIHP; this comes from the exons ATGGCGAGGTGGAGCACCGTTACTGCCGCAATGGCGTGCCGCTTCCTGCTCGTCGCCCTCCTCCTTGTGGTGGCGCCGCTAGCACCGGCTGACGCGAGAGACATccctgccaccgccaccgccaagaCCGCAAAGACAACTGCAACGACCACGACTACTAAGAGCGTCGCTGCGGTG AGCGTCGGCGTGGCTGCGGCCGCACCGGCCGGCCTCGGCGACCAGAAGACCTTCCTGGGCAGCGGCCTGGGCGGAGGGTACGGCGGTGGTGTCGGGGGATTCGCTGGCGCCGGCGGGGTGGGAGGCCTGGGCGGAGCGATGGGTGGCATCGGCGGCGTCCTCGGAGGAGTTG GTGGCCTCGCTGGCGTGGGAGGCGTCGGTGGGCTAGGCGGGGCCGGCGGTGGCGTTGGAGGACTTGGCGGCGCGGGCGGGCTCGGTGGCCTCggcggtggtggtgcaggtggcctcGGCGGtctgggcggcggctccggtggactTGGTGGCCTTGGCGGTGGCTCGGGCGGACTTGGTGGActcggcggtggaggaggcggccttggtggcgtcggcggtggaggcggcggccttggtgggctcggcggtggaggcggcgggctCGGCGGTGGAGGACTCGGAGGTGGTGCCGGTGGACTCGGCGGTGGCTGCATCCACCCGTGA